A portion of the bacterium genome contains these proteins:
- a CDS encoding HAD-IC family P-type ATPase: MAQSKDTAGIENSYQGAGLNEADIQAKRKQYGYNEIPEKQIGPVMGTLKRMWGPIPWLLEAAMIFELVLGKGVQAAIIFLLLLFSAVIGEIQEKRAKNAIGYLHQQLQISARALRNGRWQTILSRELVPGDIVHVRVGDIVPADMEIMTGTVSVDESALTGESIDVTKETGATIFSASTISHGEVIARVSAIGIKSSYGRTAELVRTAESPGRLQSLLFTIVRYLAYLDVVLAVILVLTAFIQGTPWQELLPFLVILFIATIPISMPSSFVVANSLEAKNLAKEHVLVTGLTGIQEAASLDIILVDKTGTLTNNRPEVAELSPFDQQSDTELLRLAAAASDDTSNDSISTAILGALKDRKLTLPERISFTAFDPVHKLSRSRIRQNGSPLDVVLGSPAVIAELARIPDQFMAQVNTLSSRGSRVLAVAAGEEEQLVCKGLIALADSPRNDARESIAKIKELGIRVMMLTGDTAGTAKAIAEQVGIGSRIGTLADALANPLDFDGFANVYPEDKHKIVQAIQKSGMVVGMTGDGINDAPALKQADVGIAVSTATDVAKSAAKVVLTKPQLSDITKVIDSGHHVYRRMMTWTITKLARTAELAALLTFGFIFTGFFPVSLSLIVFIVVMNDLVTLTLGTDKAWPTTVPEKWNIPQLAKISAIFTIGWLALGLGLIWFYLKIQRLSADQISSLMFLYLIFSAMETILMTRTRDPFWSFWPSKWVGGMITINIVLAILMAIFGLVMASVSWQHIVVLAIITLFAMLILDSLKIWYYRVSGILGTERHGRAF; this comes from the coding sequence ATGGCTCAAAGTAAAGATACCGCGGGTATTGAAAATTCGTACCAGGGTGCCGGGCTAAATGAAGCCGATATTCAGGCCAAACGAAAGCAATATGGTTACAATGAAATTCCGGAGAAGCAGATTGGCCCGGTTATGGGGACTCTAAAAAGGATGTGGGGGCCAATCCCCTGGCTGCTTGAGGCAGCCATGATATTTGAATTGGTCCTGGGCAAAGGCGTTCAAGCTGCTATTATTTTCCTGTTGCTTCTTTTTTCCGCTGTCATTGGCGAAATTCAGGAGAAGCGCGCAAAAAACGCGATTGGATATTTGCATCAGCAACTTCAAATTAGCGCCAGAGCTTTGAGAAACGGAAGATGGCAGACGATATTGTCGCGCGAACTGGTTCCTGGAGATATTGTACACGTTCGAGTTGGCGATATTGTGCCTGCTGACATGGAAATCATGACTGGAACCGTAAGCGTGGATGAGTCTGCACTTACTGGTGAATCGATTGATGTAACTAAAGAAACGGGTGCGACGATTTTTTCCGCCTCGACGATTAGCCATGGCGAGGTCATAGCGAGGGTCTCTGCAATTGGGATAAAAAGCTCGTATGGCAGGACGGCCGAGTTGGTTCGCACCGCTGAATCTCCGGGTCGGTTGCAATCGTTGCTGTTCACCATCGTCCGGTATCTCGCGTATTTGGATGTTGTCCTCGCTGTTATCCTGGTTCTTACGGCGTTCATTCAAGGAACTCCCTGGCAGGAACTCTTGCCATTCCTCGTTATTTTGTTTATTGCGACCATTCCAATCTCTATGCCCTCAAGCTTTGTTGTCGCAAATTCATTGGAGGCTAAGAATTTAGCGAAAGAACATGTGTTGGTAACGGGGCTGACCGGAATTCAGGAAGCCGCCAGCCTCGATATCATCCTCGTCGATAAGACGGGGACATTAACGAACAATCGTCCAGAAGTCGCCGAACTTAGTCCGTTTGATCAACAGTCAGATACCGAATTGCTAAGGTTGGCAGCCGCCGCTAGCGACGACACATCCAATGACTCCATCAGCACCGCAATACTCGGAGCCTTAAAAGACCGAAAATTAACCCTGCCTGAGCGGATATCTTTTACGGCATTCGATCCGGTTCACAAATTATCCAGGTCGCGTATTCGCCAGAATGGCAGCCCGTTGGATGTGGTTCTGGGGTCTCCCGCAGTCATTGCCGAGCTTGCCAGGATACCGGATCAATTTATGGCTCAGGTGAATACTCTCAGTTCGAGAGGTTCCAGGGTCTTGGCGGTCGCTGCTGGAGAAGAAGAGCAACTGGTTTGCAAAGGGCTGATTGCATTGGCTGATTCACCGCGAAATGATGCCAGAGAATCAATTGCAAAGATCAAAGAATTAGGCATCCGCGTGATGATGCTCACAGGTGACACCGCTGGCACCGCGAAGGCGATTGCGGAGCAAGTGGGAATCGGCAGCAGAATTGGAACCTTGGCGGATGCGTTAGCGAATCCATTGGATTTTGATGGATTTGCAAATGTCTATCCCGAAGATAAGCACAAGATTGTTCAGGCGATACAGAAATCGGGAATGGTCGTCGGAATGACCGGCGATGGCATCAATGATGCGCCGGCACTAAAACAAGCCGATGTGGGCATTGCGGTTAGTACTGCCACCGATGTTGCCAAATCGGCTGCCAAGGTCGTTCTCACCAAACCGCAATTATCTGACATCACCAAAGTCATCGATAGCGGTCACCATGTTTATCGTCGAATGATGACGTGGACAATCACCAAATTGGCGCGTACAGCCGAATTGGCGGCGCTTCTGACCTTTGGATTTATCTTTACAGGATTTTTCCCGGTTTCACTAAGCCTGATTGTGTTTATTGTCGTGATGAATGACTTGGTGACTTTAACGCTGGGAACCGACAAAGCGTGGCCGACAACCGTCCCTGAAAAATGGAATATACCTCAGCTTGCCAAGATATCCGCGATCTTCACCATCGGCTGGCTGGCTCTTGGGCTAGGACTTATCTGGTTTTACCTCAAAATTCAAAGGTTAAGTGCAGACCAAATCAGTTCCTTAATGTTCCTCTACCTGATCTTTTCTGCGATGGAAACGATTCTTATGACGCGTACCCGTGATCCATTCTGGTCATTTTGGCCGAGCAAGTGGGTAGGCGGCATGATTACTATAAATATCGTTCTTGCCATACTCATGGCGATCTTCGGTTTGGTGATGGCGTCAGTTTCTTGGCAACATATTGTTGTATTAGCTATTATCACGCTTTTTGCCATGCTGATCTTAGACAGCTTGAAGATCTGGTATTACAGAGTTTCAGGCATTTTAGGAACCGAACGACATGGTCGGGCATTTTAA
- the tsaE gene encoding tRNA (adenosine(37)-N6)-threonylcarbamoyltransferase complex ATPase subunit type 1 TsaE — protein MQEESYRRMESWISQGAAETRAIGRRLAAALQPGAVLIFTGNLGAGKTTLIQGVCEGLGVTATVTSPTFTLINEYPGRLPVYHFDFYRLHADAELHDLGLEEYFDGEGICLIEWPELIESWLPAGHSRLHLSHGMEAAGRIRELSAEAVPITADVRLIEVYHHEPAGH, from the coding sequence GTGCAGGAAGAAAGCTACCGGCGGATGGAAAGCTGGATCAGTCAGGGTGCCGCGGAGACCCGCGCGATCGGCCGTCGTCTGGCTGCAGCACTGCAACCCGGCGCGGTGCTCATCTTCACCGGCAACCTCGGTGCGGGTAAAACCACCCTGATTCAGGGGGTTTGTGAAGGACTCGGCGTGACCGCAACCGTCACCAGTCCCACCTTCACGCTGATCAATGAATATCCTGGGCGGCTGCCCGTCTATCATTTCGATTTCTACCGCCTGCATGCTGACGCCGAGTTGCACGATCTCGGCCTGGAGGAGTATTTCGACGGCGAGGGGATCTGCCTCATCGAGTGGCCGGAGCTGATCGAGTCGTGGCTGCCGGCGGGGCATAGCCGCCTCCATCTTTCTCATGGCATGGAAGCCGCCGGGCGGATCCGGGAACTCAGCGCGGAAGCTGTTCCTATCACCGCCGACGTCCGGCTGATTGAGGTCTACCATCATGAACCTGCTGGCCATTGA
- the tsaB gene encoding tRNA (adenosine(37)-N6)-threonylcarbamoyltransferase complex dimerization subunit type 1 TsaB, translated as MRSTIMNLLAIETATVVCGAALSKGETLVVEYRSVLKNAHGRLLTRAVEVLLADAGWRISDLDAIALSIGPGSFTGLRIGLAFAKGIALAREIPLVAVPTLAALAAQAPLERGLIAPLLRSRADEYYLGLYERTEGGDMQREPVRIVRWPEITTAVPPEALLIGQGAQHPVPMGYRAAPAWQALLSAQTIARLGHQQLQRGAVDEPDLLEPHYLQEFITGKPKRPVIGPGGHVR; from the coding sequence TTGAGGTCTACCATCATGAACCTGCTGGCCATTGAAACCGCCACCGTCGTCTGCGGCGCCGCACTGAGCAAGGGGGAGACGCTGGTCGTCGAGTACCGCTCGGTGCTGAAGAATGCCCATGGCCGACTGCTCACGCGAGCGGTTGAAGTGCTGCTGGCGGATGCGGGCTGGCGGATCTCCGATCTCGATGCGATCGCCCTCTCCATTGGACCGGGTTCCTTCACCGGCTTGCGCATCGGCCTTGCCTTCGCCAAGGGGATCGCTCTGGCCCGGGAGATCCCGCTGGTGGCGGTGCCGACGCTGGCGGCCCTGGCCGCCCAGGCGCCGCTCGAGCGCGGCCTGATCGCTCCGCTGCTGCGCTCGCGCGCCGACGAATATTATCTGGGGCTTTATGAGCGTACCGAGGGCGGCGACATGCAGCGGGAGCCGGTCCGCATCGTGCGCTGGCCGGAGATCACCACCGCCGTGCCGCCCGAGGCCCTGTTGATCGGCCAAGGCGCACAGCATCCGGTGCCCATGGGGTACCGGGCCGCACCAGCATGGCAGGCTTTGCTGAGTGCGCAGACCATTGCCCGTCTGGGGCACCAGCAGTTGCAGCGGGGAGCAGTGGACGAGCCCGATCTGCTCGAGCCGCATTACCTGCAGGAGTTCATCACCGGCAAACCGAAACGACCGGTTATCGGCCCAGGCGGGCATGTTCGCTGA
- a CDS encoding DNA topoisomerase I yields the protein MLHQLVHKGVIVPDPPAYQQLTIHFRGVDHLLTPKQEEMALAWVKKIGTEYVEDPLFARNFFGDFSKALGVDPPLKPGEVDFQEVIAVVARERMAREAMTKEERKALAARRKMAREELKEIYGHAQADGERIELAGYLVEPSGIFMGRGKHPLRGRWKEGACKSDITLNLSPDAPVPEGDWAEIVWQPESLWVARWPDKLTGKIKYIWLHDSAPIKQAREEQKFSKAIELEEQIEAVRAHIQQGLDSENPRRRMIATACYLIDALCLRVGDEKDPDEADTVGATTLRPEHVKLLPDGAAEFRFLGKDSVLWHKKLTLPANVRRNLEALEREARPTAGGGKVKNAAYSKPQLFPDISSRNVNAFLSEVLPGLTAKVFRTHHASAVVRESLAQSGVVAEDPEHLKWEAVVNANLEAAILCNHIKKAPANWTQRKENFRQREANLQKELAALREMIKKETGVVAQLRQQLKARKAATEKAEQRARVAAAFQRKIDAQQRKVGQLKEREEKRRVALGKLKTQSAIAAKNRTWNLGTSMKSYIDPRTFYNWGLEVEYDVLKKYYSKNLQRKFEWVRAGKQPEESE from the coding sequence TTGCTGCATCAGCTTGTTCATAAAGGGGTGATTGTACCCGATCCCCCGGCCTATCAGCAATTGACCATCCATTTTCGCGGGGTGGACCATCTCCTGACACCCAAACAGGAGGAGATGGCTCTGGCCTGGGTCAAAAAGATCGGCACGGAGTATGTCGAGGATCCGCTCTTTGCGCGCAATTTCTTCGGCGACTTCAGCAAGGCCCTGGGCGTCGATCCGCCGCTCAAGCCCGGCGAGGTCGATTTTCAGGAGGTGATCGCCGTCGTCGCGCGGGAGCGCATGGCGCGGGAGGCGATGACCAAGGAGGAACGCAAGGCGCTGGCGGCCCGGCGCAAGATGGCGCGCGAGGAACTGAAAGAGATCTATGGCCATGCCCAGGCCGATGGAGAGCGGATCGAGCTCGCCGGCTATCTCGTCGAGCCGAGCGGCATTTTCATGGGGCGCGGCAAGCACCCCCTGCGCGGTCGCTGGAAGGAGGGGGCCTGTAAAAGTGATATCACCCTCAACCTCAGCCCCGATGCACCGGTGCCGGAAGGCGACTGGGCCGAGATCGTCTGGCAACCCGAGAGCCTCTGGGTGGCGCGCTGGCCGGACAAGCTCACCGGCAAAATCAAGTATATCTGGCTGCACGACAGCGCCCCGATCAAGCAGGCGCGCGAGGAACAGAAATTCAGCAAGGCGATCGAGCTTGAGGAACAGATCGAAGCCGTGCGGGCCCACATCCAGCAGGGGCTCGATTCGGAGAACCCGCGCCGCCGCATGATTGCCACCGCCTGTTATCTTATCGACGCCCTCTGCCTCCGCGTCGGTGACGAAAAGGATCCGGATGAGGCCGACACCGTCGGCGCCACCACCCTGCGTCCCGAACATGTCAAGCTGCTGCCCGATGGCGCGGCGGAATTCCGCTTCCTCGGCAAGGACTCGGTGCTCTGGCATAAAAAGCTCACGCTGCCCGCAAACGTCCGCCGCAACCTCGAGGCGCTCGAGCGCGAGGCGCGTCCAACCGCCGGCGGCGGTAAGGTCAAGAATGCGGCCTATAGCAAGCCCCAGCTTTTCCCGGACATCTCCAGCCGTAATGTCAATGCCTTTCTCTCCGAGGTGCTGCCGGGTCTGACCGCCAAGGTCTTCCGTACCCATCATGCCTCCGCCGTGGTCCGCGAAAGCCTCGCCCAGTCGGGTGTGGTGGCCGAGGATCCCGAACATCTCAAGTGGGAAGCGGTGGTCAACGCCAACCTCGAGGCGGCGATACTCTGCAACCATATCAAAAAAGCCCCCGCCAACTGGACGCAGCGCAAGGAAAATTTCAGGCAGCGCGAGGCCAACCTGCAAAAGGAACTTGCCGCGCTGCGCGAGATGATCAAAAAAGAGACGGGCGTTGTGGCGCAGCTCCGGCAACAATTGAAGGCGCGCAAGGCGGCGACCGAGAAGGCGGAGCAGCGCGCGCGTGTTGCGGCGGCCTTTCAGCGCAAGATCGACGCCCAGCAGCGCAAGGTCGGCCAGCTCAAGGAGCGCGAGGAGAAACGGCGTGTTGCCCTCGGCAAGCTCAAGACCCAGAGTGCCATCGCGGCTAAAAACCGCACCTGGAATCTCGGCACCAGCATGAAATCCTACATCGACCCCCGCACCTTCTACAACTGGGGGCTTGAAGTGGAGTACGATGTGCTCAAAAAATATTACTCGAAGAACTTGCAGCGAAAATTCGAGTGGGTGCGCGCCGGCAAGCAGCCCGAAGAGAGCGAATGA
- a CDS encoding bifunctional response regulator/alkaline phosphatase family protein — translation MTDDKRLILWVDDEIDLLRPHVLFMEEKGYAVTTVTNAEDAIELVRQTNFDLVLLDEMLNGMDGLSALTEFKNLRPGLPVIMVTKNEEESLMEQAIGGKIDDYLTKPVNPSQILLVCKKILERRKIAGERISRDYTSEFNQIAVRLMGGMSWQDWIDVHLRLCEYDIELDQHPDLGLKQILYDQKRECNAEFGRFIEKNYLSWLTAKGAPPLSVNIVPKYVLPHVRDGRRTLLMVIDNLRLDQWLVVEPLLREFFNVQRNFYFSILPTATPYARNAIFSGLFPSEIERLMPELWQQGDENDDVSCNRFESQLLEQQLRRAGLDLKPSPKYAKVLDMQEHRLIARKIQEFGDLPLSAIVLNFVDILAHSRSSSELIKEMIPNEAAFRSLTKSWFEHSHMFLALQQLAQSGSTIVITSDHGSIRGLRGAKVIGDRETSTSLRYKYGRNIKADSKNAMIIRDPRAFKLPVRGVNTNYLIAKEDFYFVYPTNYHYYLNYYADSFQHGGISLEEMVLPVITLEPR, via the coding sequence GTGACGGATGATAAAAGGCTGATTTTGTGGGTCGATGACGAGATCGACCTACTTCGGCCGCATGTGCTGTTCATGGAAGAGAAGGGCTATGCCGTCACGACAGTCACCAACGCTGAGGATGCCATCGAGCTCGTGCGTCAGACCAATTTCGATCTGGTGCTGCTCGACGAGATGCTCAACGGCATGGACGGCCTCTCTGCGCTGACCGAATTCAAGAATCTCCGCCCCGGCCTTCCGGTCATCATGGTGACCAAAAATGAAGAGGAGTCGCTGATGGAACAGGCCATCGGCGGCAAGATCGACGATTACCTTACCAAACCGGTTAATCCCAGCCAGATCCTCCTGGTATGCAAGAAAATTCTCGAGCGCCGCAAGATCGCCGGTGAGCGCATCTCCCGCGACTATACCTCCGAGTTCAACCAAATCGCCGTCCGCCTGATGGGCGGCATGAGCTGGCAGGACTGGATCGACGTCCATCTCCGCCTTTGCGAGTATGACATCGAGCTGGACCAACATCCGGATCTCGGCCTCAAGCAAATCCTCTATGACCAGAAACGCGAGTGCAACGCCGAGTTCGGCCGCTTCATCGAAAAGAACTATCTCTCCTGGCTGACCGCCAAGGGGGCTCCTCCCCTCTCGGTCAACATTGTCCCGAAATACGTCCTGCCGCATGTGCGTGACGGACGCCGCACCCTGCTGATGGTTATCGACAACCTGCGTCTCGACCAGTGGCTGGTGGTAGAACCCCTGCTGCGCGAATTTTTCAATGTGCAGCGCAACTTTTATTTCTCCATCCTCCCCACCGCGACGCCCTATGCGCGTAACGCTATCTTCAGCGGGCTCTTCCCGAGCGAAATCGAGCGGCTGATGCCCGAGCTCTGGCAGCAGGGGGACGAGAACGATGATGTCAGCTGCAACCGCTTCGAGAGCCAGCTGCTCGAGCAGCAGTTGCGCCGCGCCGGTCTCGACCTCAAGCCGAGCCCCAAATATGCCAAGGTCCTCGACATGCAGGAACACCGCCTCATTGCCCGCAAGATCCAGGAGTTCGGAGACCTGCCGCTCTCGGCGATTGTGCTCAATTTCGTCGACATCCTCGCCCATTCGCGCAGTTCGTCGGAGCTTATCAAGGAGATGATCCCGAACGAGGCCGCCTTCCGCTCTCTGACCAAGAGCTGGTTCGAGCACTCGCATATGTTCCTCGCCCTGCAGCAGCTCGCCCAGTCGGGCAGCACGATCGTCATCACCTCCGACCACGGCAGCATCCGCGGCCTACGCGGCGCCAAGGTGATCGGCGACCGCGAAACCTCGACCAGTCTGCGCTATAAATACGGCCGCAACATCAAGGCAGACAGTAAAAATGCCATGATCATCCGTGATCCGCGCGCCTTCAAACTGCCGGTGCGCGGGGTGAACACCAATTACCTTATCGCCAAGGAAGACTTTTATTTCGTCTATCCGACCAATTATCACTATTATCTGAACTATTACGCCGACAGCTTCCAGCATGGCGGCATCTCGCTGGAGGAGATGGTTCTGCCGGTCATCACCCTGGAACCCAGATAG
- a CDS encoding Na+/H+ antiporter NhaA yields the protein MPISLKIFLTALAIIDDLGAIIIIAIFYVADFSMFYLILALGIWLVLLLLNRLGVNRLAAYLLPGLLLWYFMLRSGVHATIAGVLLAFVVPFRHGDESSPSFRLQHALHKPVAFGVMPLFALANTGIVLANNWTSSLFASNGIGISAGLLIGKPLGITFFSLLAVKTGLSRLPSEVTWRHILGVGILSGIGFTMSFFITQLAFSAPELVQSSKISILAGSILAGFFGLFVLGSGARTPAHKE from the coding sequence GTGCCGATCTCCTTAAAAATCTTTTTAACCGCGCTGGCCATCATCGACGACCTTGGGGCCATCATCATTATCGCCATCTTTTATGTAGCTGACTTTTCAATGTTTTATCTGATCCTCGCCCTCGGAATCTGGTTAGTTTTATTGTTACTTAACAGATTGGGAGTTAACCGCCTTGCTGCGTACCTCCTGCCGGGGCTGCTTCTATGGTATTTCATGCTGAGATCCGGCGTTCACGCCACCATCGCGGGGGTTCTGCTAGCTTTCGTCGTGCCGTTTCGTCATGGCGACGAATCATCTCCCTCGTTCAGGCTCCAGCACGCTCTCCACAAGCCAGTGGCCTTTGGTGTGATGCCCCTCTTCGCACTTGCCAACACGGGCATCGTTCTCGCCAATAACTGGACCAGTAGCCTCTTCGCTTCGAACGGCATCGGTATTTCGGCCGGCTTGCTGATTGGCAAGCCATTAGGCATTACATTCTTCAGCCTGCTGGCCGTAAAGACAGGCCTCTCCCGTCTGCCAAGTGAGGTCACCTGGCGGCATATCCTCGGTGTCGGAATCCTTAGCGGTATCGGATTCACCATGTCATTTTTCATCACCCAGCTCGCTTTCTCCGCTCCGGAACTGGTACAGAGCAGCAAGATCAGTATTCTGGCCGGCTCAATTCTTGCAGGATTCTTTGGACTTTTTGTACTGGGATCTGGCGCTAGAACTCCCGCGCATAAGGAATGA
- the accD gene encoding acetyl-CoA carboxylase, carboxyltransferase subunit beta yields MEWYKRVTPGLEAQTKRELPDGLWIKCDRCGEILYKKDLDRNYMVCTKCDFHFRMNSEQYAALLADAGSFTEFNVELAPADPLHFKDSKKYTDRLRDAQVKTGLKDAVRTGECTLGGMPVILALMDFRFIGGSMGSVVGEKISRAIDRAIATRRPMIIVSASGGARMQEGVLSLMQMAKTSAKLALLSDAGLPYISILTDPTAGGTTASFSMLGDVIIAEPGAFIGFAGPRVIKQTIGQDLPEGFQRAEFVQEHGFVDLILHRRDLKNHLERLLQFFGAKRARRSRRIAKPTPTSE; encoded by the coding sequence ATGGAGTGGTACAAACGCGTCACCCCGGGGCTGGAAGCCCAGACCAAGCGAGAGCTGCCCGACGGTCTGTGGATCAAATGCGACCGGTGCGGCGAGATCCTTTACAAAAAGGATCTCGATCGCAATTATATGGTCTGCACCAAGTGCGATTTCCATTTTCGCATGAACAGTGAACAGTATGCCGCCCTGCTGGCCGATGCAGGAAGTTTTACCGAGTTCAATGTCGAGCTCGCTCCGGCCGATCCGCTGCATTTCAAGGACTCAAAGAAATACACCGACCGTTTGCGAGATGCGCAGGTCAAAACCGGGCTGAAAGATGCTGTGCGCACCGGCGAGTGCACTTTGGGGGGGATGCCGGTGATCCTGGCGCTCATGGATTTCCGTTTCATCGGCGGGAGCATGGGATCGGTGGTGGGTGAAAAGATCAGCCGCGCTATTGACCGGGCCATCGCCACACGGCGGCCGATGATCATCGTGTCCGCCTCCGGTGGGGCACGGATGCAGGAGGGTGTGCTCTCGCTGATGCAAATGGCTAAGACCTCCGCCAAACTGGCCCTGCTTTCGGATGCCGGTCTCCCCTACATCTCGATCCTGACCGATCCCACAGCTGGAGGCACCACCGCCAGTTTTTCGATGCTGGGCGATGTCATCATCGCCGAACCCGGCGCCTTCATCGGTTTTGCCGGCCCGCGCGTCATCAAACAGACGATTGGCCAGGATTTGCCCGAGGGCTTTCAGCGCGCTGAATTTGTGCAGGAGCACGGCTTCGTCGATCTCATCCTGCACCGCCGCGATCTCAAGAACCATCTCGAGCGCCTGCTCCAGTTTTTTGGCGCAAAACGTGCCAGGCGCAGTCGCCGCATAGCGAAACCAACCCCAACCAGCGAGTAA
- the rimI gene encoding ribosomal protein S18-alanine N-acetyltransferase: MFAEALAPGRLEIPGSGLVLHLRAMLEEDLAEVVQIEEQLFRSAWTAEMFREDFDQEYACPLVARDRGRLAAYLVAYVVADEIHIANIAVAPEYQRRGVGYAFLLHLLRVSREAGYALAHLEVRRSNAAAIALYEKLGFAKVGLRKEYYEIEHEDAVLMTCLIQVNPLFATPDPPLNHGQ; the protein is encoded by the coding sequence ATGTTCGCTGAAGCCCTGGCGCCCGGGAGGTTGGAGATCCCCGGATCGGGGCTCGTTCTCCATCTGCGTGCCATGCTCGAGGAGGACCTGGCGGAGGTCGTGCAGATCGAAGAGCAGCTCTTTCGTTCAGCTTGGACTGCGGAGATGTTCCGTGAGGACTTCGATCAGGAGTATGCCTGCCCGCTCGTCGCCCGAGACCGCGGGCGCCTGGCCGCCTATCTGGTCGCCTATGTTGTGGCCGACGAGATCCATATCGCCAATATCGCCGTAGCGCCGGAATATCAGCGGCGCGGCGTCGGTTATGCCTTTCTGTTACACTTGCTGCGCGTCAGCCGGGAGGCGGGATACGCTCTGGCCCATCTGGAGGTCCGGCGCAGCAATGCAGCAGCCATCGCCCTTTATGAAAAGCTCGGATTTGCAAAGGTTGGGCTGCGTAAGGAGTATTATGAGATTGAGCACGAAGACGCGGTGCTGATGACTTGCCTGATCCAGGTCAACCCCCTTTTCGCGACGCCGGATCCGCCGCTGAACCATGGACAGTAA
- the rarD gene encoding EamA family transporter RarD → MRKGAVYALIAFVMWGLFPVYWKGLGGVPALEILSHRMAWSLVFVVFLLLLKKSRLITALRRNPRHAAVFLLTASLLSVNWGLYIWAVQTNRVVDASLGYFINPLVNIVLGVVFLRERLRPVHWVAVGLAASGVLYLAAQQAGLPWIALALAFTFGVYGLLRKTAPLNSLEGLAVETALLLPLALGYLVFLEIHGTAAFGHAGLWTTLLLAMAGPVTALPLLFFAAGARRIPYSQLAFVQYLSPTLQFLLGALVYHEPLSVVRLTGFSLVWLATGLYIAVECRRTRCRVGAPAD, encoded by the coding sequence ATGAGAAAGGGCGCCGTCTACGCCCTCATCGCCTTTGTGATGTGGGGACTTTTCCCCGTCTACTGGAAAGGATTGGGCGGAGTGCCCGCCCTCGAGATCCTCAGCCACCGTATGGCCTGGTCGCTGGTTTTTGTGGTATTTCTGCTGCTGCTCAAAAAAAGCCGGCTCATCACCGCGCTGCGCCGCAATCCTCGTCACGCCGCGGTTTTCCTGCTGACCGCCAGCCTGCTCTCGGTCAATTGGGGACTTTACATCTGGGCCGTGCAGACCAACCGGGTCGTCGATGCCAGCCTCGGTTATTTCATCAATCCCCTCGTTAATATCGTGCTTGGCGTCGTGTTCCTGCGGGAGCGGTTGCGGCCGGTGCATTGGGTGGCGGTGGGACTGGCGGCGTCGGGGGTGCTCTACCTGGCCGCGCAGCAAGCCGGTTTGCCCTGGATCGCCCTGGCCCTAGCCTTTACCTTTGGAGTTTACGGCCTGCTGCGTAAAACTGCGCCGCTCAATAGTCTCGAGGGTCTGGCGGTCGAGACGGCGCTGCTCCTGCCCCTGGCTTTGGGCTATCTGGTTTTCCTCGAGATCCATGGAACGGCCGCGTTCGGCCATGCCGGCCTGTGGACCACACTGCTGCTGGCTATGGCGGGGCCGGTGACTGCGTTGCCGCTGCTCTTTTTTGCTGCGGGGGCGCGCCGCATCCCCTATAGCCAGCTCGCCTTCGTCCAGTATCTATCGCCGACGCTGCAGTTTCTGCTCGGGGCCTTGGTCTACCATGAACCGCTTTCAGTGGTCAGGCTGACCGGTTTCAGCCTGGTCTGGCTGGCGACCGGGCTCTATATTGCGGTGGAGTGCCGCCGCACCCGCTGCCGGGTTGGTGCCCCTGCGGACTGA
- a CDS encoding IS3 family transposase, protein MKFDFIEDNRSFFRLEKMCRVLEVSRSGYYAWRKRPKSQRKLKNEQLLGHIESVHQKSRGRYGSYRVWRTLLQLGVMCGRNRVVRLMRRAGLKSRRVRKFKTTTDSKHSLPVAPNLLNQNFK, encoded by the coding sequence ATGAAGTTTGATTTCATTGAAGATAACCGCTCCTTTTTTCGGTTGGAAAAGATGTGCCGTGTCCTGGAGGTTTCCCGGAGCGGATATTATGCCTGGCGCAAACGGCCCAAGAGTCAACGCAAGCTAAAAAATGAGCAGCTCCTGGGCCATATCGAGTCGGTCCATCAGAAAAGCCGTGGGCGCTATGGCAGTTATCGTGTTTGGCGAACCCTGCTACAGTTGGGTGTTATGTGTGGCAGGAATCGTGTGGTCCGGCTGATGCGTAGAGCAGGTCTCAAGTCCAGAAGAGTCAGAAAGTTCAAGACGACAACTGACTCAAAACACAGCCTGCCGGTGGCGCCCAATTTGCTGAACCAGAACTTCAAGA
- a CDS encoding transposase: MSDEQRKKYDSDFKIGTIRLILNGKPIAEVASDLDLNPSMLARWKREYLKDQAASFPGKGKLRPEDEKIRQLERQLRDVTEERDILKKAVAIFSKQPK, from the coding sequence ATGTCCGATGAACAGCGAAAGAAATATGACTCTGATTTCAAGATCGGAACCATCAGGCTGATCCTGAATGGGAAACCGATTGCTGAGGTCGCCAGTGATCTGGATTTGAACCCATCGATGTTGGCCCGTTGGAAGCGAGAATATCTCAAAGATCAAGCCGCTTCATTTCCTGGTAAAGGGAAACTCCGGCCGGAAGATGAAAAGATCCGGCAGTTGGAGCGACAATTACGAGATGTCACTGAGGAGCGCGACATCTTAAAAAAAGCTGTGGCCATCTTTTCAAAACAACCGAAATGA